The following are encoded in a window of Salmo trutta chromosome 27, fSalTru1.1, whole genome shotgun sequence genomic DNA:
- the LOC115164332 gene encoding alpha-2B adrenergic receptor-like isoform X2, protein MVVFTIVGNILVIIAVLTSHALRGPQNLFLVSLAAADILVATLIIPFSLANELLGYWYFKSLWCEIYLALDVLFCTSSIAHLCAISLDRYLSISRVTYSRQRTPMRIKASIVVVWLISAIISFPPLLSLNKSEPGGEGSERGPQCQLNDERWYILYSTVGSFFAPCLIMILVYMRIYQIAKQRTQNPPGEPRKDGVGCATPSQTPRGIQANGKEDRGETPAMPHKTTSVRPPTLAVTPSPSPDQANETPSPPTPTTQNLLHPPVLSLAPTPTTTSPLGPSPSLVSPSPSPTLPPPAPAKPKHGENKMKGKKYNNNMDSSNSSDSDMENEEGGRTGVNNPSMAGSAGIHSPATIQKYRDMIATSKGARLVAGRRSKPESTPGAARRKAMVNREKRFTFVLAVVIGVFVVCWFPFFFSYSLQAICPETCSLPDPLFKFFFWIGYCNSCLNPVIYTIFNQDFRKAFKKILCKNTKGTFF, encoded by the coding sequence ATGGTGGTCTTCACCATCGTGGGAAACATCCTCGTCATCATTGCCGTCCTGACCAGCCATGCACTCCGAGGACCACAGAACCTGTTTTTAGTGTCGCTAGCGGCTGCAGACATTTTGGTGGCGACCCTCATCATCCCATTCTCCCTAGCCAATGAACTGCTGGGATACTGGTACTTCAAGTCTCTGTGGTGTGAGATCTACCTGGCGCTGGACGTTCTGTTCTGCACTTCCTCTATAGCTCACCTGTGCGCCATCTCATTGGACCGTTACCTGTCCATCAGCCGGGTTACCTACTCCCGCCAGCGCACACCCATGCGTATCAAAGCCTCCATCGTGGTGGTGTGGCTCATCTCGGCCAtcatctccttccctcctcttctgTCGCTAAATAAGAGTGAGCCGGgtggagaggggagtgagagggggCCTCAGTGCCAACTGAACGACGAGCGCTGGTACATCCTCTACTCCACCGTCGGGTCCTTCTTCGCCCCATGTCTCATCATGATCCTGGTCTACATGAGGATCTACCAGATCGCCAAGCAGCGCACACAGAACCCACCAGGCGAGCCCAGGAAAGACGGGGTGGGCTGTGCCACCCCAAGTCAAACCCCTCGGGGGATCCAAGCCAACGGGAAGGAGGACAGAGGGGAAACCCCAGCTATGCCCCACAAAACCACCAGCGTCAGACCCCCCACCCTGGCTGTTACTCCATCACCATCCCCCGACCAGGCCAATGAgaccccctcccctcccaccccCACCACCCAAAACCTCCTCCATCCTCCGGTTCTATCCCTAGCTCCAACCCCAACCACCACCTCCCCCCTGGGTCCTTCACCCTCCTTGGTCTCACCatctccctcccccaccctccccccaccAGCCCCGGCCAAACCCAAACATGGGGAGAATAAGATGAAGGGAAAGAAGTATAACAATAATATGGACAGCTCAAACAGCTCTGACAGTGACATGGAGAACGAGGAAGGGGGGAGGACGGGAGTCAACAATCCTAGCATGGCTGGTTCAGCTGGCATCCATTCTCCTGCCACCATCCAGAAGTACAGGGACATGATCGCCACCTCTAAGGGGGCTCGGCTGGTGGCAGGGAGAAGGTCTAAGCCGGAGAGCACTCCGGGAGCAGCACGTCGTAAAGCTATGGTGAACCGAGAGAAGCGCTTCACGTTCGTCCTGGCCGTGGTGATCGGAGTGTTTGTTGTCTGTTGGTTTCCTTTCTTCTTCTCCTACTCGCTGCAGGCCATCTGTCCTGAGACCTGCTCCCTCCCTGATCCCCTCTTCAAGTTCTTCTTCTGGATTGGCTACTGCAACTCCTGTCTGAACCCCGTCATATACACCATCTTTAATCAGGACTTCAGAAAGGCCTTCAAGAAAATCCTCTGTAAGAACACCAAGGGCACCTTCTTCTAG
- the LOC115164332 gene encoding alpha-2B adrenergic receptor-like isoform X1, which produces MASPLDSACSVGLGEINGSTSGFSLPCNQSVSSLQLAPYSPESTALFATAITLMVVFTIVGNILVIIAVLTSHALRGPQNLFLVSLAAADILVATLIIPFSLANELLGYWYFKSLWCEIYLALDVLFCTSSIAHLCAISLDRYLSISRVTYSRQRTPMRIKASIVVVWLISAIISFPPLLSLNKSEPGGEGSERGPQCQLNDERWYILYSTVGSFFAPCLIMILVYMRIYQIAKQRTQNPPGEPRKDGVGCATPSQTPRGIQANGKEDRGETPAMPHKTTSVRPPTLAVTPSPSPDQANETPSPPTPTTQNLLHPPVLSLAPTPTTTSPLGPSPSLVSPSPSPTLPPPAPAKPKHGENKMKGKKYNNNMDSSNSSDSDMENEEGGRTGVNNPSMAGSAGIHSPATIQKYRDMIATSKGARLVAGRRSKPESTPGAARRKAMVNREKRFTFVLAVVIGVFVVCWFPFFFSYSLQAICPETCSLPDPLFKFFFWIGYCNSCLNPVIYTIFNQDFRKAFKKILCKNTKGTFF; this is translated from the coding sequence ATGGCTTCACCCTTGGATAGTGCATGTTCAGTGGGGCTGGGCGAAATTAATGGTTCGACCAGCGGTTTTTCTCTTCCCTGCAACCAGAGCGTCTCTTCCCTGCAACTGGCCCCCTACTCCCCCGAATCCACGGCGCTCTTCGCTACAGCCATCACCCTCATGGTGGTCTTCACCATCGTGGGAAACATCCTCGTCATCATTGCCGTCCTGACCAGCCATGCACTCCGAGGACCACAGAACCTGTTTTTAGTGTCGCTAGCGGCTGCAGACATTTTGGTGGCGACCCTCATCATCCCATTCTCCCTAGCCAATGAACTGCTGGGATACTGGTACTTCAAGTCTCTGTGGTGTGAGATCTACCTGGCGCTGGACGTTCTGTTCTGCACTTCCTCTATAGCTCACCTGTGCGCCATCTCATTGGACCGTTACCTGTCCATCAGCCGGGTTACCTACTCCCGCCAGCGCACACCCATGCGTATCAAAGCCTCCATCGTGGTGGTGTGGCTCATCTCGGCCAtcatctccttccctcctcttctgTCGCTAAATAAGAGTGAGCCGGgtggagaggggagtgagagggggCCTCAGTGCCAACTGAACGACGAGCGCTGGTACATCCTCTACTCCACCGTCGGGTCCTTCTTCGCCCCATGTCTCATCATGATCCTGGTCTACATGAGGATCTACCAGATCGCCAAGCAGCGCACACAGAACCCACCAGGCGAGCCCAGGAAAGACGGGGTGGGCTGTGCCACCCCAAGTCAAACCCCTCGGGGGATCCAAGCCAACGGGAAGGAGGACAGAGGGGAAACCCCAGCTATGCCCCACAAAACCACCAGCGTCAGACCCCCCACCCTGGCTGTTACTCCATCACCATCCCCCGACCAGGCCAATGAgaccccctcccctcccaccccCACCACCCAAAACCTCCTCCATCCTCCGGTTCTATCCCTAGCTCCAACCCCAACCACCACCTCCCCCCTGGGTCCTTCACCCTCCTTGGTCTCACCatctccctcccccaccctccccccaccAGCCCCGGCCAAACCCAAACATGGGGAGAATAAGATGAAGGGAAAGAAGTATAACAATAATATGGACAGCTCAAACAGCTCTGACAGTGACATGGAGAACGAGGAAGGGGGGAGGACGGGAGTCAACAATCCTAGCATGGCTGGTTCAGCTGGCATCCATTCTCCTGCCACCATCCAGAAGTACAGGGACATGATCGCCACCTCTAAGGGGGCTCGGCTGGTGGCAGGGAGAAGGTCTAAGCCGGAGAGCACTCCGGGAGCAGCACGTCGTAAAGCTATGGTGAACCGAGAGAAGCGCTTCACGTTCGTCCTGGCCGTGGTGATCGGAGTGTTTGTTGTCTGTTGGTTTCCTTTCTTCTTCTCCTACTCGCTGCAGGCCATCTGTCCTGAGACCTGCTCCCTCCCTGATCCCCTCTTCAAGTTCTTCTTCTGGATTGGCTACTGCAACTCCTGTCTGAACCCCGTCATATACACCATCTTTAATCAGGACTTCAGAAAGGCCTTCAAGAAAATCCTCTGTAAGAACACCAAGGGCACCTTCTTCTAG